GAAACAGAAAGATATCAACAAATGCAAACTATTTTCCTGCTCTGAAGTGACAACAAATGAGGTCATTTTAACACATggattttttccaaaacaaGTCATAACAGTGGTAATAATCATTTGACCACTGCCATTGAAGGGTTACTGCAACACATACCTGAACCAGAGAGAAGGTATCACGTGAAGATCAATCGTTTCAGGGCCTCTATTAGTAATGGTATATTGACACAGAATGTTTGAGGGTCCATCTTTGGCATATTCCACTTCTACGTCCCAGTATCTATCTTCATCAAAAACACCTGCAAGTATGTAGTGctatgtagtgtagtgtagtgtaatatattatgttatgttatgtttccTTGTCTAGAAATCGAATAAAGCCAACTGATTTTTTCTTCGCCAGTTGGAGGAGCTTTAAAGACATATTTGTGAACAGAAATCAAATGGGAATTAGGTACACGGAAAAGTACCGGCAAGTTAAAAAGGTGACAGGGGGATAACCACATAAGCCTGAACCCTGCCTGGGAGGAATCAGACTAGACTAGTTCAGCCTGAAGATTCAAAATACATTCTCACctgtattgaatatttcatactCAGGGTCAGTGGCTTTTCTTTCAGCGTTACTCTCCCTGAGGCCCTCGTAAGGGAATTGATTGTGAGGATACTTATACAGGGCCTTCATATAGGAGTGGGTTGGCGTGGACATGAGATGGTAGTAGAGCTCCTTCACATCCTCACCATGGTTACCCTGCAAGATCAGCTCAACTTGTGATGCACATCTAAATCTTACTGTGCTAACACAGTGCATGGAGGATTTGAACAGTCaaattgtttaaaaagtttctatACTCTGGCAAGTTGTCTTAGATTTTTTCAATACCAGTTACAGTTGCTCTTTCTAAGTGGTGAAACAAGTCATATTCAGATTCTCTTCTCTCATTCTAGTTTAGGGAAACTATATTACTGTATAGTAGGATAAAAGCTCTGTTTAGTTTTGTTATGCCAAGCTTCATCAGTTTTGTTACAGAAATTTGACAGGGTGCATTTATTTTCAGACTTAGAAAAGATTTTTAAAGATTAAACTCTGCACAAACCTCTGGGGAGGTGAGTCCAAATAGTTTCTCTTTGAGCAAGGTATCTTTTCCATTCCAGAGACAGAGTCCAAGGCAAAGATAGCACTGGTCATCACAGACACCAAACAAGGCATCTTCACCCCATCTATATGCCAGCTTGTGAGAATTATCGAACGTTACATATTTCCAGCTGAAATATGGaaattacaatttcatttcttgCGAAAGAAAGAGCTGTTATTAATTTCGCCTGTCTAAAATTTAcagaattacagtagaaccttcctattgaggacaccctttggactgacaaggagaagtgtcccgattagagaggtcagattgattgGTAACAACTAAGTCAAgtccaaaactaatgtcctttagtttatttctattttcctgagccacaaGTAAATACTAACAGTGTAACCTTTTAAGAGTCTCAACTCAAACACAATTCTATACAAGGAACTCACTAGTCACAAATGTAGGATTCTCTTGCGGTTCCCCACTCGCGGTCACCTACGTAAGGACCCCACTGCAACCATTTGGGATCAGTCACAAGACTATCTATCCGCTGGTGTTCATTTTCAAGATCTGCTGAACCATTGCTGGCCATTGGAATATGCAAAACTAAAATAATAAAAAGAGATTACTTCCAAATTCACAAAACAAGTTTTGCAACAGCAAGGGGGGATAATTTCATCCAGATAATGAGATATAGCTGGGACTCCTTTTGTTTTTTAGGATTACTTTATTTACTTCAGTGACGACAGCCTTTAGTCTGAGCCAAATCCTCAGCTTGTTGATGACCTGTATGCGAGTTACTGGATACTGGTAGATGTGGCCTACAGTACATGCCCGCGCCCCGGCCCTGctttcatttattcaatgatCCAACAACAACATGATTGACTGATTCATTGTGGATCTGCTCTACTCCAGGCTAAACCGAGTTCGGATGCAACACCAAGACGACATGCGCATGTGATCACAACTTAttcttgacccccccccccctcaagttTCAGCCAGACTTGCCCCTGGCCTGACTTTGGCCCTTGCCTTTGGCTTTAGCCTTTGACTTGCCTGCAATGAGTGCAAGTGCAAGTCAAGTGCAAAGCAACTTCAACTCGCCGTGTTGCAAATATGCCCTGCTTTGACTGCTATTATGGCTATGCCTTTCACTGATATGACCTGATGACAACCACAATTGTGGTCAAACGACAGCACTTTTTTTTGGCTGATTCTAAACATCAATTAGTCAAAAACAGAAGCCACAGTAGGGCTTATTTGTTTGACATTTGACAGAAGATTTGACATCTATTTTCAAGTCGAGCTAAATGCGGACGTACCACTCTCTTCGGTGTGCCAGTTCCTAAATTCCAGAATTTAGAAGAAACCAAGTATGGCGTTCAccatgaatttgatgaaataagaaaatttgcaaaaattgcCTCATAAAGGTGACTTTTACGCCTGAACATGGATGTTATTGATGGTTTGAAGAACTCCAGCAAAGGTCAGCTGAAGTACGACAAGATTTGGCAAGATgatataccggtacatgaagTTATTTGCTTTTTGTGATTATTTCTAAAGTGAAAACCACTAGATCAAAAAtaaacaagcccttcggcggtTGGATTCACTTTGTTTGATTTGTCCAATGGCAATGTAGCACCGGTTGTGATCATGACAACCCATTGCGGCCTGCTGTATGTAAGGTATTGATAGTAATGCACGCCTTTTATCAGAACAGCCCAAATCAGCTAGGATAGAGATGGGCGAGACTCAAAAAACAATCAGAGAGTGGCTGCGCACGCCTAAACCAAAGTAAACTCCATTCGTAAATATTATGTCTGCATTGTTTTGGGCTCTGGATAGCAACcaactggtcggatttctttgaagtttggtttttattgatcccCAAGCCTCAACGCCCAACATGATGCCAAAAGCTTGCCAACAAAAGCTATCATGTCATTATCAAGGAAATAATTTTAACGCCTAATAATTTTCACTCTTTCTTTAattaatatcatcatcatctcttttGCAGCAAATGCTAAAAGATTGCACTTCACGGCCATGTCTAAGTCAGGGTCTTAAAACACCAGATACttcctttgaagaagaaaagaaagatgATGGGTCAGAACCAGATACAAAGAAGGACCGGTATGTTTCCCATCCCTCCAATGAAACTACTTTGAAAGTGTTGTTTCAATATTTGTGATTTTATGGGTGAAGAAATCCAGTCGTGGCAAAAGTCTTTATTTGATAACTAAACGCTGTGAAATCATGGTTAAGCCTTCATCTTTGTCATCAATACCTTTGTACTTATTTCTTTTAGAGATGAAAAGGATGTGCCAGATCTTAGCAAGAATGACACACAGCGACTGGTATCAAATAACGTCCCTCGGCGTGGCATGCGTGGTAGCAAGAGCTTGACTGTCCTGTCCACTCGAGAAAACAGAGTGTCTCCTTTGGCGTCGCCTAGCTCAGCACAGGTTGTTGATACTGCAATTAGGAATTATGAACAATCCTGGGAGAATAaaaaaaatgtaagtttctTTACAGACTGCCAGTGAAGCTGGTAGTTTGACCTCATGGCCAATGGTTGGTTTCTTTTCAGACTATATGTAAAGCTGGTAGTTTGACCACATGGCCAAGAAAGACTTACAATGACAAACCTAATCCACTGCACAGGAGAAAATACGCTACCTTAAAACATGTATGGTACATCATGACAGTTGGCCAATCATTCTTCTTTATGTCTTTAAAATCCTGgaactttttttcatttgccaAAGCTACCAGAttgactgtgactgagacatgTATTTAAGTTGTGTGGTCTATGACCTACTTGTGAATAAAAGTAAAAACTCTGAACACAAAACTTCCTTCTTGTGTTGTAATCTAACTTCTAGTTTCTTTGTGTTTAGGCTGATATAAAAGCTAGAAGAGAGGCATTTGAAGAGTCATGGAAAGGCATTCAAAAGGGCACAGAAGACAAGATGACTGAGTTGACTATAAAAAAGGAACTTGACCTCAAACGTCAGGTGGAACAGGTGACAGCTGCAAAGCATGCCAGGTAAAATATACAAAAATACTATTGTATAGTGATTGACAGCCAATTTCGTCTGTAGTGAGTAGTTGCCATTGACGACCTCAAGTTTCCTTCTTTAGAGGATTAGTTAGCTTCTCTGATGAGAGAAAGATGTCATGGCTACATTAGTACTTGATAGGTCACAAGACCATCACTCAAATTAAGTTAATGGCTGCATGAATTATGGCTTTATTGTTTCCACCCTTTACAGAGAACGAGAAGTTCAGCTCCGTCAACAAAAATTGAGAGAAGAAAATGAGCAGAAAGCAAAGGTATGATGAATGTAGAACCTTTTATAATAGCACTGTCTGTTTCAAGATTTGATGTACAGTGGCTGCTCCTGGCCaaaaaattggcatgtttgGGCTCACCTTGAACTCCTACAGTACATCATACCTTGCATGTACAGCAAAACCATATTTTTCGATCACCTCTCCTTAAAAAACACCCTACTAAGGACACTGCATTAGGTCTAAGATTGTCAGTTCCATTGAATTCGACCTCTGTAgtgaggacacctctcaatttagAAGAACACTTttaagggtgtcctcaatagaggcTAAGTGGTTCTACTGTTTTGATATTGTTGATATTGCTATATTCCAGCTTCTGGATGCTAAGGTGAAAGAAGCTGAAGCCCAGAAGAGACAGCAAGAGCAGCAGAGACTGGAAGAAGAAAGGCAGAGGTAACTAGAGTATTGTCAGTTTGAGTCTCAATCAAGCATGGCTTGTCACTTTCAAGGAAATAATTCATATCTTCCCACAGTCCTTTGAATAAGACGTAAAACAGAGATTATCTGCACCTAAGTGCCTGTGCCTGTCCCAGGGCAGGCTAAAAGTTCTCTTAATAATAAAATGGAAACAAACCCTAAAGGCGAAGCcgaaagtgatgatgatggtgatgagtGGGCATATTCCCATTGGACAGTGACAACACCAGACTTTGCACAATTCACACTCAAACAGTTTTACCAAAAGGACAACATGCCCCACTGCAATTGCAACATGTGTTGGCTCTCAAGTGCTCAACTATCGTGtattcagatgagctgctcatttAGCCCTGGAGTCTGAGCAGTTCCAACCCGTTTGGACAATTTCCTGATATCATTTCCTCTTTGCAGGCAACAAGAGATAGACAAGCGGTTGGCTGTTATGGGTGAGGCGGAGCAGCAAATCCTACATTTGAAGGAAGAAGTCAACAAGGCCATAGAGAGTTGTCCGGTAAAGGATGACACAAGACTTAACGAGTCGAACCGTCTGGCGACAGACTATCTTAACCTCATACTCAAGAACGTCAATACTCTTGTAACTAACGCAAAAAGCAGCGGACCAACTGAGGAACATTTGACAAGAATGGGAGAATTATTAACCAAGGCTAGGAATGCCAAGATGGAAATGATGAAATCATTAGGTAAGTGTTTCGAGTAGAACAATGTAGTTTTGTGATTTAAACTACGTAAACTGTGGAAATACAAAAAGTAAATAGACTTTTTAGATTATTAATGTGTTCCTTAAAGGGGTACTATAGGCAGGATTTttgggggttaaattggccatctttgggtgactaatatacacagttcagttctgggtcatgtttgattcagcaccaAATATGCTCCTCCAacaagtgtgaatagtttcgacgtgCTGTGAGATGGGAGGGACCCTATTGGCATCTTCATCTGAATTTATCTTACCTACCTCGATGCTGCCTATAGAATCCCTTTAactgatgaaattgaaataatgaGTAGACTTGATTGCCCTTGCTGTAATTTATAAAAAATTATAGCTTTTGTCAGCAATTTGACGTCAAATATTTTAGAAACACAAATATTTTGCACTGTCGTTACTGTTTTAGACAAGATTCATTCATATTTTAGGAAATGTCCTGAAACAAGCTCAAGCACAGCAGATGCTTAAGAAGCAGCAAGAAGATAAATTAAAAGCTAAACAGGAAGCAGATGCTAAAGCTAAAGCAGAAGCAAGTAGTGCTGCGACCGTCTCGGCTGTTGGTAAGTGGTATAAGGGaggtcagtggcatagtggtcaGAGTGCCGCACTCGTACACTTGTTTTGACATCGTCGtgattaaaatgaaaatgatgtcaCGACCTCGGTTTTCTCATTTAAAATAGGTGATCATATAAGTTCACCAGACACTTCACTGTCTGAGCCTAGGATTACAGTTACAGCAATAAAATCGATTTTACGATGTTTATCTCAGGTACCAAGAAAGATAAATCCGTATACTGTTCCTGACATTCGCTTTTAACTTTGTTTTaaaaacgtgtttttctttTAGCACCTGGTGAAATCTTATGTGTCCCAGAAGATGCCTTTCAAACCtacaatgaattgaaagaaaaattgcaagcaagCCAAGCTTCGTATGCGTCACTAGTCCAGGATGCCAATGTAAGTAATATACTGAGGGACTCTGAATTAGTAAGGTCTTCTTCAAGTTTGCTTACATGTAATCTATGAGCTTATCATAGAGCAATAGACCATGTTCCAGTGACAGAAACAAGTGTGATTGTGACTGCGAGTTCACTCTTTGTCTGGTCTTCAAAATCATGGAATAATTTTCCTAAAGAGCATTAATTCATAAAACCTTTGAGACTCTGAAGTCTCCTACTTCAGTAACGACTGTCAGTTCTCTTCTCTGCCATCTGACTAAAGAAGTTTATTGATACTGTACCATTTTGAATCTAATTCTTTTATATCAATTTgtaattttcagttgaaaaaatACCGATTCAACCTTCAGAAGGCAGTGAACACCCCAGTGAACGCGATAGCTCCCACTAATGGTGCTCATCTCAGGGACAAATTAAAGCGCCTGGTTCTACTCCTTGCTGGAGATGTTGTTGAAGTTACAGGCAAACGAATTTCTGCAAAGGAACATCCAGCTGGCATGCAATTTGTACGAGATCTGTTTGCCAAAAAACTAGTGGTATGTAATCCCTGAGATGTAATCATATTCAGATgtattgtaatgtaatgtaatgtaatgtcaATTCTGCCAAAAACCTATTGAAAGGTTTTTGATTTTGCTCATATACTTTAGTGAGTGTGAGCCATTGAAGGATAGTGTAACTGCAGCCTAACTTTGAATCCAAGTACCAATATCAAGTGAAGGTCTGGGCTGCTGATGCGGTGATACACATCCTTTTAGTAGCTGTGACTTGTCCAAGACATTACATGTTCAAAATGACTGCCTTGTTCATTTAAAAACTCAATAATAATCAGTGTATCATGTAGTTGTACACAAATTTCAAATCACGCTCCTACCCTTCCTATTCCAGAAACAAAGTGATGAACAGGTGTCATCTAACTACGAGTCGGCCTTTGCCATAGCAGCAGTGTGTGTTGGTGTTTGGGCTTTGATACCTGAAGTTGGTGATCTCATTCTTGCTCACTTCCATGCCCTGTGTCCCTACATTGTGCCATACTATGTCCCTAGAGAGGAGGGACAGTCTTCGGAGGAATATTACAAGTAAGTTCAAGTCAAACAGAAGCGATGGAGTAAGGCATCACAATTCCACCA
This is a stretch of genomic DNA from Lineus longissimus chromosome 2, tnLinLong1.2, whole genome shotgun sequence. It encodes these proteins:
- the LOC135482437 gene encoding mRNA export factor GLE1-like, whose protein sequence is MDVIDGLKNSSKGQLKYDKIWQDDIPQMLKDCTSRPCLSQGLKTPDTSFEEEKKDDGSEPDTKKDRDEKDVPDLSKNDTQRLVSNNVPRRGMRGSKSLTVLSTRENRVSPLASPSSAQVVDTAIRNYEQSWENKKNADIKARREAFEESWKGIQKGTEDKMTELTIKKELDLKRQVEQVTAAKHAREREVQLRQQKLREENEQKAKLLDAKVKEAEAQKRQQEQQRLEEERQRQQEIDKRLAVMGEAEQQILHLKEEVNKAIESCPVKDDTRLNESNRLATDYLNLILKNVNTLVTNAKSSGPTEEHLTRMGELLTKARNAKMEMMKSLGNVLKQAQAQQMLKKQQEDKLKAKQEADAKAKAEASSAATVSAVAPGEILCVPEDAFQTYNELKEKLQASQASYASLVQDANLKKYRFNLQKAVNTPVNAIAPTNGAHLRDKLKRLVLLLAGDVVEVTGKRISAKEHPAGMQFVRDLFAKKLVKQSDEQVSSNYESAFAIAAVCVGVWALIPEVGDLILAHFHALCPYIVPYYVPREEGQSSEEYYKALGYNFTDGQPEQQDKFLKRMSGLMRLYSSILTTDLPAKMAPNGNPHGLNYAWMWITRILNMEPRPDITATLLHDFLQVTGCYLSRTFGRQFHKLLFVLQTEYMQKIRAVTPSGAGGPLVRLENCLEKWIKEGRIPPPEGVLSSNFWYTG